A single region of the Oncorhynchus gorbuscha isolate QuinsamMale2020 ecotype Even-year unplaced genomic scaffold, OgorEven_v1.0 Un_scaffold_6280, whole genome shotgun sequence genome encodes:
- the LOC124019055 gene encoding ras-associating and dilute domain-containing protein-like gives MSLPSKSRLKRQSRTFTQVLYRTLSYRDRPPADHTSRDRRSVTEPPDDDRPRDDPAELSTQSSAPGVLKIFGDEICEGANYKSVLATPRSSAQELVKEALERYSLNKASAHSYVLCDVIGQLEGGGGGGQEGGEGEGVGQGGGGGWRTECLRAMGDNEKPLLLQELWKPREGHARRFELRRRAEVEELNAKEKDTVTA, from the exons ATGTCGCTGCCCTCCAAGAGCCGTCTCAAACGCCAGAGCAGAACATTCACGCAG GTTCTGTACCGGACTCTGAGTTACCGGGATCGTCCCCCGGCCGACCACACCTCCCGAGACCGCCGCTCCGTCACTGAACCCCCCGACGACGACCGTCCCCGTGACGACCCCGCGGAACTCTCCACCCAGAGCTCCGCCCCCGGCGTCCTGAAGATCTTCGGAGATGAGATCTGCGAGGGCGCCAACTACAAGTCCGTCCTCGCCACGCCCCGGTCCAGCGCACAGGAACTGGTCAAAGAGGCGCTGGAACGCTATTCGCTGAACAAAGCCTCCGCCCACTCCTACGTCCTCTGCGACGTGATAGGTCAgctggaggggggaggaggtggaggtcaggagggaggagagggcgaAGGagtaggacagggaggaggaggggggtggaggacgGAGTGTCTACGGGCGATGGGCGACAACGAGAAACCATTGTTGTTACAGGAACTATGGAAGCCCAGAGAGGGACATGCCAGGAGGTTTGAGCTGCGGAGGAGAGCGGAGGTAGAGGAGCTGAACGCCAAGGAGAAGGATACGGTCACTGCAG